The following coding sequences lie in one Oceanicola sp. 502str15 genomic window:
- a CDS encoding urate hydroxylase PuuD, translating into MSDLATIWDWLGFAVRWLHVIAAIAWIGDSFYFIALDLGLRPSTDRREGVAGEEWQVHGGGFYQMKKYTVAPRELPDHLVWFKWQSYTTWLSGAALLAIVYWVGAELYLIDAAKADLAPWQAILISAGSLTIGWLVYDFLCKSGLATRPTLLMVLLFCLLMAMGWGYSQIFTGRAMMLHLGAFTATIMTANVFFIIMPNQRIVVADLKAGRTPDAKYGKIAKLRSTHNNYLTLPVLFLMLSNHYPLAFATEHAWIIAGLVFLMGVTIRHFFNTKHMGKPWPWWCWAVTAMLFVIVMWLSTAGFDQDSYEEAEAAALTSRQEMLAAAEGYEAVESIVMGRCSMCHARETSYEGVPYAPKHLFLETRPDILRAARQIYLQAGMSEAMPPANVSFMEPQERAAIRDWYQAALAGVPLPMRLAEAAAE; encoded by the coding sequence ATGAGTGATCTGGCCACCATCTGGGACTGGCTCGGCTTTGCCGTCCGCTGGCTCCATGTCATCGCCGCCATCGCGTGGATCGGAGACAGCTTCTACTTCATCGCGCTCGACCTAGGCCTGCGCCCCTCGACCGACCGGCGTGAGGGTGTGGCGGGCGAGGAATGGCAGGTGCATGGCGGCGGCTTCTACCAGATGAAGAAATACACCGTGGCGCCGCGCGAACTTCCCGATCATCTCGTGTGGTTCAAATGGCAGAGCTACACCACCTGGCTGTCGGGGGCGGCGCTGTTGGCGATTGTCTACTGGGTCGGGGCGGAGCTTTACCTGATCGACGCGGCCAAGGCCGATCTTGCGCCCTGGCAGGCCATCCTGATTTCGGCAGGCTCGCTGACGATCGGCTGGCTGGTCTATGATTTTCTGTGCAAATCCGGCCTCGCCACCCGCCCTACCCTGCTGATGGTGCTGCTGTTCTGCCTGCTGATGGCGATGGGCTGGGGCTACAGCCAGATCTTCACCGGGCGGGCGATGATGCTGCATCTCGGGGCCTTCACCGCCACGATCATGACCGCCAACGTGTTCTTCATCATCATGCCCAACCAGCGGATCGTGGTGGCCGATCTCAAGGCAGGCCGTACGCCGGATGCCAAATACGGCAAGATCGCCAAGCTGCGTTCGACCCACAACAATTACCTCACCCTGCCAGTGCTGTTCCTGATGCTCTCCAACCACTACCCGCTGGCCTTTGCCACCGAACACGCGTGGATCATCGCCGGGCTGGTCTTTTTGATGGGGGTCACGATCCGGCATTTCTTCAACACCAAGCACATGGGCAAGCCCTGGCCGTGGTGGTGCTGGGCGGTGACGGCGATGCTCTTCGTGATCGTGATGTGGCTCTCGACCGCCGGGTTCGATCAGGACAGCTACGAGGAGGCCGAGGCGGCGGCGCTGACATCGCGGCAGGAAATGCTGGCCGCGGCGGAGGGGTATGAGGCGGTGGAGAGCATCGTCATGGGGCGTTGCTCAATGTGCCACGCCCGCGAGACCAGCTACGAGGGCGTACCCTATGCGCCCAAGCACCTGTTCCTTGAAACCCGGCCCGACATTCTGCGCGCGGCGCGGCAGATCTACCTTCAGGCCGGGATGAGCGAGGCCATGCCGCCGGCGAATGTGAGCTTCATGGAGCCGCAGGAGCGCGCCGCGATCCGGGACTGGTATCAGGCGGCGCTGGCCGGGGTTCCGCTGCCGATGCGGCTGGCGGAAGCGGCGGCCGAGTAG
- the cueR gene encoding Cu(I)-responsive transcriptional regulator, whose translation MNISQAAARAGLPPKTIRYYEEIGLVAPRRDSNGYRSFTESHIHKLHFLARARGLGFSIEDCRTLLALYNDSARASADVKAVAEEHLGQIEAKIVELTAMRDTLTELVHACAGDNRPDCPILKGLEQ comes from the coding sequence ATGAACATCTCCCAAGCCGCCGCCCGCGCTGGCCTGCCGCCCAAGACCATCCGCTATTACGAAGAGATCGGCCTCGTCGCCCCCCGGCGCGATTCCAACGGCTACCGCAGCTTCACCGAGAGCCACATCCACAAGCTCCACTTTCTCGCCCGCGCCCGGGGCCTCGGCTTCTCGATCGAAGATTGCCGCACCCTTCTGGCGCTCTACAACGACAGTGCCCGCGCCTCGGCAGACGTGAAGGCGGTGGCCGAAGAGCATCTCGGGCAGATCGAGGCAAAGATCGTGGAGCTGACCGCCATGCGCGACACGCTCACCGAGCTGGTCCACGCCTGCGCCGGCGACAACCGCCCCGATTGCCCTATTCTCAAGGGGTTGGAGCAGTAG